In Pseudoalteromonas sp. NC201, a single window of DNA contains:
- a CDS encoding bifunctional diguanylate cyclase/phosphodiesterase — MGNRRPPSRYGASSLSVKLSMLISAVCLIAGVFAAALMLKSEEKQLIYEEYDELKRFSAQVNNQFSNYLDLKANLAEQANSVVSKHLLYGVQDLSGAQASVDVRGENLASTAKNGLSAAMYTGNLKLQSVQKLFSESELLWNILAPPLLQDFFNFYLSTKDGFVRVAPPNALLAKDPRLVNNQLHNLPVLHAEQNPTREAVWSGVYFDRVWNKWVVSILVPLYLHDKYLGLTGSDIELTTLLEKLPKSDHQQGFIVFDKQGRLLAAPSLFKTTATTGQLLDHNKLPEDLSKIVQTALITKLPNIQDEFRYKDNWHIMHVTHIANLDWYIGIYKKRASAISAIEELKVKFFGLFILYAIFVAILLHQVLYQLVLKRINALVKAVKGFGRGQWDTPTLPHTDDEIGQLNASFNDMSVEIKQLVNGLNQRITEKEIAEKAANRLSKAVAFSGTGVVLTNEHFQIEYVNPKMQEMTGYDEQHFIGSPLLSIISKDMAILIDDIDIDLRSRNHWRGDTMLAGNREAPIWVSLSVSPIREEGGAISSYVASAQDISFVKESQRKMEELAYFDTLTGLANRTFFRMQLRKSMALAERGHYAFALFYFDLDEFKRINDTLGHDAGDRLLLEVATRLKKRLRAEDTIARLGGDEFAVLLSGINERENAMEVANIIQKTLAEPIKLGNNEVIVSASIGITMAPFDSKEEEQLLKHADLAMYQAKAKGRNTYHFYSQDLDEAANERLYIENELRIAIKAQQFTLHYQPQVNSESREVVGYEALIRWFHPSEGTIPPSKFIPIAEATGLIVELGAWVLEEACHFSRRLKAAGKIANISINLSARQFKDAQLISTLSDIIDRTEMEPTLLHLELTESMLMGDVEAAIIQLKDIKALGVSLSIDDFGTGYSSLSYIKRFPVDILKIDRSFVKDIPEDPNDMEITAAIIAMAQKLNLQVIAEGVETEAQMTFLAKNNCYIVQGYYYSPPLSEAEILRFAPAV, encoded by the coding sequence GTGGGCAATCGTCGTCCCCCATCAAGATATGGTGCAAGCTCTTTAAGTGTAAAGCTGTCGATGTTGATTTCGGCCGTGTGTTTGATCGCGGGGGTTTTTGCTGCGGCATTGATGCTAAAATCTGAAGAAAAGCAGTTAATCTATGAAGAGTATGATGAGCTCAAGCGTTTTAGTGCGCAGGTGAACAATCAGTTCTCAAATTACCTCGATCTTAAAGCCAACTTGGCCGAACAAGCCAACTCAGTGGTTTCCAAACACTTACTTTACGGTGTTCAAGATTTATCTGGCGCACAAGCGAGCGTTGACGTGCGTGGCGAAAACTTAGCGAGTACAGCTAAAAATGGCCTCTCTGCAGCTATGTATACTGGCAATTTAAAATTGCAGTCAGTGCAAAAGCTATTTTCTGAATCTGAATTGCTCTGGAACATTCTTGCGCCTCCACTGTTACAAGATTTCTTTAATTTTTACTTATCTACAAAAGATGGCTTTGTTCGTGTTGCACCTCCTAATGCCTTATTAGCGAAAGACCCGAGGCTGGTAAATAATCAGCTTCATAACTTGCCTGTTTTACACGCTGAACAAAACCCAACGAGGGAAGCGGTTTGGTCGGGCGTGTATTTTGATAGGGTTTGGAACAAGTGGGTGGTGAGTATTTTGGTGCCTTTATACTTACATGATAAATACCTTGGGTTAACGGGTAGCGATATAGAGTTGACCACCTTACTCGAAAAATTACCTAAATCTGACCATCAGCAAGGCTTCATCGTTTTTGATAAACAGGGTCGATTATTGGCAGCTCCCAGTCTGTTTAAAACCACCGCTACGACCGGGCAGCTATTGGACCACAACAAACTACCTGAAGACTTGAGTAAAATAGTACAAACTGCACTTATTACTAAGCTACCAAATATCCAAGATGAATTTAGGTATAAAGACAACTGGCATATTATGCACGTGACCCATATTGCCAATTTAGATTGGTACATTGGGATCTACAAGAAGCGGGCGTCGGCTATCTCGGCCATTGAAGAGCTTAAAGTTAAGTTCTTTGGTTTGTTTATTCTGTATGCCATTTTTGTTGCGATATTACTGCATCAGGTTCTATATCAATTAGTACTCAAACGCATCAATGCGCTTGTTAAAGCAGTGAAGGGATTTGGCCGAGGGCAGTGGGATACGCCAACCTTGCCGCATACCGATGACGAAATAGGTCAATTGAACGCCTCATTTAATGACATGAGTGTTGAGATAAAACAGCTTGTAAATGGCCTAAATCAACGTATTACAGAAAAGGAAATCGCTGAAAAGGCGGCAAACCGTTTGTCAAAAGCTGTGGCTTTCTCTGGTACAGGCGTTGTATTGACCAATGAGCATTTTCAAATTGAGTACGTCAATCCAAAAATGCAGGAAATGACGGGCTATGATGAACAGCATTTTATTGGCTCTCCGCTTTTGAGTATTATTTCAAAAGACATGGCAATTCTCATTGATGATATCGATATTGACTTACGCAGTCGCAATCATTGGCGCGGGGATACCATGTTGGCGGGTAACAGAGAGGCGCCTATTTGGGTCAGTTTGAGCGTGTCGCCGATCCGTGAAGAAGGCGGCGCAATTTCAAGTTATGTCGCCTCAGCCCAAGATATTTCGTTTGTAAAAGAAAGCCAGCGTAAAATGGAAGAATTGGCTTACTTTGATACCTTAACTGGCCTTGCCAACCGAACGTTTTTCAGGATGCAGTTACGTAAATCCATGGCGCTTGCCGAACGTGGTCATTACGCCTTTGCTCTATTTTACTTTGACTTAGATGAGTTTAAACGCATCAATGATACCTTGGGACATGACGCGGGTGACCGCTTATTGCTTGAAGTCGCGACGAGATTGAAAAAGCGGCTCCGTGCAGAAGATACCATTGCCAGATTGGGTGGGGATGAGTTTGCGGTGTTACTGAGTGGCATCAATGAGCGAGAAAATGCCATGGAAGTTGCCAATATCATTCAAAAGACACTGGCAGAACCAATAAAACTGGGGAATAACGAAGTGATCGTCAGTGCAAGTATTGGTATCACCATGGCTCCGTTTGACAGTAAAGAAGAAGAGCAGCTGCTTAAACATGCAGATTTGGCAATGTATCAGGCCAAAGCAAAAGGGCGGAACACTTACCATTTCTATAGCCAAGATTTAGACGAAGCTGCTAACGAGCGCCTATATATAGAAAACGAGCTGCGTATAGCAATTAAAGCGCAACAATTTACCTTGCATTATCAGCCACAAGTGAACAGTGAAAGTAGAGAAGTTGTAGGCTATGAAGCGCTTATTCGCTGGTTCCACCCGAGCGAGGGAACTATTCCGCCAAGTAAGTTTATTCCAATTGCTGAAGCGACAGGCCTAATCGTAGAGCTTGGTGCATGGGTGTTAGAAGAAGCGTGCCATTTTTCTCGTCGTTTAAAAGCCGCGGGGAAGATTGCCAACATATCCATCAACCTTTCTGCGAGGCAGTTTAAAGATGCACAATTGATCAGCACGCTGTCAGATATTATAGACAGAACTGAGATGGAGCCGACTCTACTGCACCTTGAGCTTACCGAGAGTATGCTGATGGGAGACGTGGAAGCGGCAATCATACAACTTAAAGATATCAAAGCGCTTGGTGTTTCACTGTCTATTGACGACTTTGGTACAGGCTATTCGTCTTTGAGTTACATTAAGCGTTTCCCAGTTGATATACTCAAAATAGACCGCTCCTTTGTAAAGGATATCCCTGAAGATCCGAACGATATGGAAATCACTGCAGCTATCATTGCGATGGCGCAAAAATTAAATTTGCAGGTTATTGCTGAAGGGGTGGAAACTGAGGCTCAGATGACGTTCTTGGCGAAAAATAACTGCTATATTGTACAAGGTTATTACTACAGCCCGCCGTTAAGTGAAGCCGAGATTTTGCGGTTTGCCCCAGCGGTATAG